In a single window of the Candidatus Hydrogenedentota bacterium genome:
- a CDS encoding aspartate ammonia-lyase → MKANKDAVNSATHRLEKDSLGELPVPAEALYGIHTERARQNFVLAKRPVHPELIIAFGVVKEACARANQQIGVWQDAPEKSEAIIRACSEVASGLLSEHVIVDALQGGAGTSTNMNVNEIIANRALQLLEKAPGRYDLVSPLEDINRHQSTNDTFPTALKLAVIRLIHRLEGQLKMLHDAFCEKAQQFDGIIKMGRTEFQDAVLTTLGQTMGAFAAVVQRDCQRMGAAEAALLSVNLGGTAIGTGFGAPPPYLAQVVDHLKELSGLEFSQAENLVDATQNADAFIEVSGLLKTCASSLLKIATDLRVMSSGPNTGIGEINLPPMQAGSSIMPGKVNPVIPEAVSQVAFLIMGYDLTITQACARGDLELNAFLPLTADCLLYGIDLLVQACQTLRTRCVQGITANEDRCKEQAEVALSTASILLPVLGYEGAHKAVKDAAEKGVSLRDHVIEAGYLAAAGFNALMLAEAAAWTNKPKVESKEKEKD, encoded by the coding sequence ATGAAAGCAAATAAAGACGCAGTAAACAGCGCGACCCATCGTCTTGAAAAAGACAGTCTCGGAGAACTTCCCGTTCCCGCAGAAGCCCTGTATGGGATTCATACGGAACGGGCGCGTCAAAATTTTGTGTTGGCGAAGCGTCCCGTTCATCCCGAACTCATCATCGCCTTTGGCGTGGTTAAAGAAGCTTGTGCCCGCGCCAATCAGCAGATCGGCGTCTGGCAGGATGCGCCCGAAAAGAGCGAGGCGATTATTCGCGCTTGTTCGGAAGTGGCTTCGGGATTGTTGAGCGAGCACGTTATTGTGGACGCCCTGCAGGGCGGCGCAGGCACCAGCACGAACATGAATGTGAATGAAATCATCGCCAATCGGGCGCTGCAGCTTCTTGAGAAAGCGCCGGGCCGTTATGATCTGGTTTCCCCCTTGGAAGATATTAATCGGCATCAATCGACGAACGATACCTTCCCCACCGCCTTGAAACTTGCCGTCATCCGCTTGATCCATCGCCTTGAAGGGCAATTGAAGATGCTCCACGATGCTTTTTGCGAGAAGGCGCAGCAGTTCGACGGGATCATTAAGATGGGACGTACCGAGTTCCAAGATGCCGTGCTTACCACGCTGGGACAAACAATGGGCGCTTTTGCTGCGGTGGTGCAGCGCGATTGTCAGCGTATGGGGGCTGCGGAAGCGGCGCTGTTGTCTGTCAATCTTGGGGGTACCGCTATCGGCACAGGTTTCGGCGCGCCGCCGCCTTATCTCGCCCAGGTTGTGGATCACCTGAAAGAATTGAGCGGCCTCGAATTTAGTCAAGCGGAAAACCTTGTTGACGCCACGCAAAACGCCGATGCTTTCATTGAGGTGTCGGGGCTGTTAAAGACCTGTGCCTCCTCCTTGCTCAAGATCGCCACCGATTTGCGGGTCATGTCCTCCGGTCCTAATACGGGCATTGGCGAAATTAACTTGCCGCCCATGCAGGCAGGTTCGTCCATTATGCCGGGCAAGGTAAACCCCGTTATCCCGGAAGCGGTCAGTCAAGTGGCTTTTCTGATCATGGGTTATGATCTCACCATTACGCAGGCCTGTGCACGGGGCGATTTAGAACTGAACGCCTTCTTGCCCTTAACGGCGGATTGTCTGCTCTATGGCATCGATCTGCTCGTGCAGGCATGTCAGACGCTGCGCACCCGCTGTGTGCAGGGCATTACCGCCAATGAAGATCGCTGTAAAGAACAGGCGGAGGTCGCGCTGTCCACGGCGTCCATATTGCTTCCTGTGCTGGGCTATGAAGGCGCCCATAAGGCGGTGAAGGACGCTGCGGAAAAGGGCGTATCCCTTCGCGATCATGTCATTGAAGCGGGATATCTTGCCGCTGCCGGTTTCAACGCCTTGATGCTCGCCGAAGCGGCGGCATGGACCAATAAACCGAAGGTGGAAAGCAAGGAGAAGGAAAAGGATTGA
- a CDS encoding prepilin-type N-terminal cleavage/methylation domain-containing protein — protein sequence MSPIVEYNYKSRHGFTLLELLVSMAIFVAVIGSVLTIFTSVTNTVRRSYRTMDVYENAQAVFAVIERDVRRSFSYSNNPDGFKFYGEPYGFSMVGISSDNELGRLSYVVHPDTSRMDPTSERGEQITLFRPWSYLAQPNPAAPGYYDLGAYYNLTGDYIELEVEIIYGLLLRVYEDGISNLNNFPWINRVLEDERLKEPVLASHMPQSRIETLLNDASSASSQEFPLLSRYLWALIDSMDQLTVGIPAATQRLIEQSEKNHYWIQLLQGPGIPSVPWDLCNLWWSENVDRFWFDHKKPSGLKFPNEEKDENRRFLWDYVVARDFVMMSFLLDPATGQRIITEDGQFVPVAGPNPYLFNSAADYRYFDPILKYAVEERGKRKTTFNTLYDLDFPMAQAQGAGAYQVLSSLIIGNEVQSNPQAMNHALSVMMEDRQFYDLGSPLQPRSPVSLDLCFWVVDESSAQGGPLDIHRFSQTIFLHTGYKRSSRSVR from the coding sequence ATGTCACCGATCGTTGAGTACAACTATAAATCACGGCACGGCTTCACCCTTTTGGAATTGCTGGTGTCGATGGCTATATTTGTCGCGGTGATCGGCAGCGTCTTGACCATTTTCACGAGCGTGACCAATACGGTACGGCGCTCCTACCGCACCATGGATGTCTATGAAAATGCACAAGCTGTTTTTGCTGTTATTGAACGGGATGTAAGGCGTAGTTTCTCGTACTCTAACAATCCCGATGGCTTCAAGTTTTATGGGGAGCCTTACGGCTTTTCCATGGTCGGTATTTCGTCGGACAATGAGCTTGGAAGGCTAAGCTATGTGGTGCATCCGGATACGTCGCGTATGGATCCAACCAGCGAGCGCGGGGAACAGATAACCTTGTTTCGGCCTTGGTCGTATCTGGCGCAGCCTAACCCCGCTGCACCGGGCTATTATGATCTGGGGGCTTATTATAATCTGACCGGCGACTATATCGAATTGGAAGTGGAAATCATTTACGGGCTCCTTCTTCGCGTTTACGAAGACGGTATTTCCAATCTCAATAATTTTCCGTGGATCAATAGAGTTCTCGAGGATGAGCGGTTGAAGGAACCTGTTTTGGCATCCCATATGCCGCAGTCCCGTATTGAAACATTGCTCAACGATGCTTCAAGTGCCTCTAGCCAAGAATTCCCCCTGTTATCCCGATATCTGTGGGCGCTCATCGATAGCATGGATCAGCTAACGGTTGGTATTCCCGCTGCCACGCAGCGGCTTATCGAACAGTCTGAAAAAAATCACTATTGGATCCAATTGCTTCAAGGTCCGGGAATCCCTTCTGTACCTTGGGATCTATGCAATCTTTGGTGGTCAGAGAATGTGGATCGATTCTGGTTTGACCACAAAAAACCTTCGGGACTTAAATTTCCGAATGAGGAAAAAGATGAGAATCGCCGGTTTTTGTGGGACTATGTGGTGGCACGGGATTTCGTGATGATGAGTTTTCTGCTTGATCCGGCAACGGGGCAGCGTATCATCACCGAGGATGGACAATTTGTCCCTGTGGCAGGTCCGAATCCGTATCTATTCAACAGTGCTGCCGACTACCGATATTTTGATCCCATCTTAAAATATGCGGTGGAAGAAAGAGGCAAGCGTAAGACCACCTTTAACACGCTCTATGATTTGGATTTCCCCATGGCACAAGCACAAGGCGCCGGCGCTTATCAGGTGCTGAGCAGTCTTATTATCGGCAATGAGGTGCAGTCTAACCCGCAAGCCATGAATCATGCCCTTTCCGTCATGATGGAGGATCGACAGTTTTACGATTTAGGATCGCCGCTGCAGCCCCGTTCGCCCGTTTCTCTTGATCTCTGTTTTTGGGTGGTAGATGAATCCTCCGCGCAAGGGGGGCCCTTGGATATTCATCGTTTTTCTCAAACGATTTTTCTGCATACGGGCTATAAACGCAGCAGCCGTTCCGTACGCTAA
- a CDS encoding prepilin-type N-terminal cleavage/methylation domain-containing protein: MKNTNRGGFSLVEVLVALVIVAVGIVSILLIFPMTLERQRVNNLRSVAGKTAQTELNQIKASDANQNFFDWLADNKLVFVNPEQHFESEFIQAQVVSCHSMGEYNRGLYRVTLGLRLWDNRMEYYTTYVTDR, from the coding sequence ATGAAAAACACAAATCGCGGCGGTTTCAGCTTGGTGGAAGTGCTGGTGGCGTTGGTCATTGTCGCCGTCGGTATCGTGTCCATTTTGCTGATCTTTCCCATGACCTTGGAGAGACAACGCGTCAATAATCTGCGCAGCGTGGCGGGCAAGACAGCGCAGACTGAATTAAACCAAATCAAAGCGAGCGATGCAAACCAAAACTTTTTTGACTGGCTTGCCGACAACAAGCTTGTTTTCGTCAACCCTGAGCAGCACTTTGAATCGGAGTTTATTCAAGCTCAGGTCGTTTCCTGTCATTCCATGGGCGAATATAACCGAGGATTGTATCGTGTCACCCTAGGCTTGCGTCTATGGGATAACCGGATGGAGTACTACACGACTTATGTCACCGATCGTTGA
- a CDS encoding prepilin-type N-terminal cleavage/methylation domain-containing protein produces MRSKAFPYKKPLRKRPGFTLVELLVVITIIGILTGIGLLATTFFAKDDVRATARIIYTMLRAARVYAMAYNVETAVVYSLDNAVNLDANGVPHPNVIEDSIRTDGNAPLTLRSIRSATLMYRIPDAFNARPNFPDDVIVGRDMNAQSAELVSWDAIGTFVPIGGEGDPKPLPDGYSLLLFLPIPEYELEAILHPEDEGEGEGEELKELTFAAEPVYQMDWGLIHDYSPEKRDMLMDYNQQMDRWMRDGSTGPFRSGLAQIGISQVYTYPLSIELLESGEWDIQRDLIRPHMAHVFKPDGSLKSRINQERYRMLVGPEPDAMVEDRVMVIGEDKYLPVGIYIEINQSTGAVNLGS; encoded by the coding sequence GTGAGATCTAAAGCCTTTCCATACAAGAAGCCCCTTCGAAAAAGACCGGGATTTACCTTGGTGGAATTGCTCGTCGTTATAACGATTATCGGTATTTTGACGGGCATCGGTCTTCTCGCAACGACTTTTTTCGCAAAAGACGATGTACGCGCTACAGCACGGATCATTTACACCATGCTTCGGGCGGCACGGGTCTATGCGATGGCCTATAATGTAGAAACCGCCGTCGTTTATAGTTTGGACAATGCCGTTAATCTCGACGCTAACGGCGTTCCTCACCCGAATGTTATCGAGGACAGTATCCGGACAGATGGAAACGCGCCCTTGACGCTGCGCAGCATCCGTTCAGCCACTTTAATGTATCGTATCCCCGATGCTTTTAACGCGCGGCCCAATTTTCCCGACGATGTAATTGTGGGCAGGGATATGAACGCGCAAAGCGCGGAGCTTGTGTCTTGGGATGCAATCGGAACCTTCGTGCCTATCGGCGGTGAGGGCGATCCAAAACCCCTTCCCGACGGCTATAGTCTCTTGCTCTTCCTTCCAATACCAGAGTATGAGCTTGAGGCTATACTTCACCCTGAGGACGAGGGCGAGGGAGAGGGAGAGGAATTGAAAGAACTAACTTTTGCCGCCGAGCCCGTGTATCAGATGGATTGGGGGCTGATACATGATTATTCGCCGGAGAAACGAGATATGCTGATGGACTATAATCAGCAGATGGATCGGTGGATGCGGGACGGATCGACGGGACCGTTTCGCTCGGGGCTGGCGCAAATCGGCATATCGCAGGTGTACACCTATCCGTTGTCCATAGAACTGCTCGAATCGGGAGAGTGGGACATTCAACGGGACTTGATACGCCCCCATATGGCCCATGTTTTTAAGCCTGATGGAAGTCTGAAAAGCCGAATTAATCAAGAGCGCTATCGTATGTTGGTGGGGCCCGAACCTGATGCGATGGTGGAGGATCGCGTGATGGTGATCGGAGAGGATAAGTATCTGCCTGTGGGCATTTATATTGAAATCAATCAATCTACGGGGGCAGTGAATTTAGGATCATGA
- a CDS encoding prepilin-type N-terminal cleavage/methylation domain-containing protein: protein MKGKRGFTLVELLVVMAIIAILASIVVPNVVRYISRARLTRAVSEVNGMQLSLTAILTDAGRGNLTQLFAKSAVTEAGFWPTTTDNPNLFNPEMFEKALDLYTRLTYDLIRMGRDCLRSSAGSDVQAFMQHDLLAKLGTNYMDVGLDPWGQVYRIWPGPWRFSTVGLVSPKRWPIPFRIFSVEASSGSGASNFAVKKDEYMLRGGVREDLIADVFAGIIEDYETWPSRVGLPAEANKPFYIWSYGNNNMNSQMLYRGVYAEDPLDADNGWYNVDEDGSIGGGDDINNWDSGTSWQRFYQ, encoded by the coding sequence ATGAAAGGTAAAAGAGGTTTCACTCTCGTGGAATTGCTCGTGGTTATGGCGATTATCGCCATTCTCGCGTCCATTGTCGTGCCCAACGTGGTGAGATACATTTCCCGTGCACGGCTGACGCGGGCAGTCTCTGAAGTAAACGGCATGCAGCTGTCTTTGACCGCTATTCTTACCGATGCCGGGCGCGGCAATCTTACCCAATTGTTTGCAAAAAGTGCGGTTACAGAAGCCGGTTTTTGGCCCACAACGACCGACAATCCAAACCTTTTCAATCCGGAAATGTTCGAGAAGGCACTTGATCTCTATACCCGACTTACCTATGATCTGATTCGGATGGGCCGTGATTGTCTGCGTTCCAGTGCCGGGTCTGACGTTCAAGCTTTTATGCAGCATGATCTGCTCGCGAAATTGGGCACAAATTATATGGATGTCGGATTAGATCCTTGGGGTCAGGTCTATCGTATATGGCCGGGTCCGTGGCGTTTTTCCACAGTCGGTCTGGTTAGTCCCAAACGTTGGCCCATTCCTTTCCGTATTTTTAGTGTAGAGGCTTCGTCAGGCTCAGGAGCCAGCAACTTCGCTGTAAAGAAAGATGAGTACATGCTCAGAGGCGGTGTGCGCGAAGACCTTATCGCAGACGTCTTTGCCGGCATCATTGAAGACTATGAGACATGGCCGAGCCGTGTCGGTCTGCCTGCGGAAGCCAATAAACCCTTCTATATCTGGTCCTATGGCAATAACAACATGAACAGCCAGATGTTATACCGTGGTGTTTATGCAGAAGATCCATTGGATGCTGACAACGGTTGGTACAATGTAGATGAAGATGGTTCTATTGGCGGCGGCGACGATATTAACAACTGGGATAGCGGCACGAGCTGGCAGCGCTTCTATCAATAA